From a single Pseudalkalibacillus hwajinpoensis genomic region:
- a CDS encoding cation diffusion facilitator family transporter — translation MNKEERFRKAEIAAIIGILGNIALAVLKGVLGSIANSRALIADAAHSASDVAGSFAVFVGLRAAKLPPDKDHPYGHGKAESIAAIIVAVLLLLVGVEIGISSGKALFEPIEAPGTLALYGALISIITKEVMFQYKYRLGKKIKSDALIVNAYEHRSDVYSSIAVLIGIAGAILGSKFNLPWLVYADPVAGIFVSILIAQMAVKLGFESIHTTLDHVLHEEDTLVYKEVIKSMPGVVNLDEFFAREHGHYVIIDIKLGVDPDMTVREGHDIGKSVKERLLEEEEVHDVLVHINPYEPKSIKKS, via the coding sequence ATGAACAAAGAAGAACGATTTCGAAAAGCTGAAATTGCCGCAATTATAGGGATATTAGGCAATATTGCGCTTGCGGTCTTAAAGGGTGTTCTCGGTTCGATCGCGAATAGTCGGGCTTTAATTGCTGATGCAGCACACTCTGCTTCAGATGTTGCCGGATCTTTCGCTGTTTTTGTTGGGCTTCGAGCTGCCAAACTTCCACCTGATAAAGATCACCCTTATGGTCATGGAAAAGCTGAATCGATCGCAGCGATTATTGTAGCTGTGCTACTGCTCCTCGTAGGGGTTGAAATTGGTATTAGTTCAGGTAAGGCGCTTTTTGAACCCATTGAAGCTCCAGGGACTCTTGCTCTTTATGGTGCGCTTATTTCCATCATTACAAAAGAAGTCATGTTTCAATATAAGTATCGTTTGGGTAAAAAGATTAAGAGTGATGCATTAATTGTTAATGCCTATGAACACCGTTCAGATGTGTATTCTTCTATAGCAGTTTTAATCGGAATTGCAGGTGCTATCCTCGGGAGTAAATTCAATTTGCCCTGGCTCGTTTACGCAGATCCAGTAGCGGGCATCTTTGTTTCAATCCTCATTGCTCAAATGGCAGTCAAACTGGGATTTGAATCGATCCATACGACACTTGATCATGTATTGCATGAAGAAGATACGCTAGTGTACAAAGAAGTGATTAAAAGCATGCCTGGCGTCGTAAACCTTGATGAGTTCTTTGCGAGAGAGCACGGCCACTATGTTATTATTGATATTAAACTAGGTGTCGATCCAGATATGACGGTAAGAGAAGGACATGACATCGGGAAGTCTGTAAAAGAACGGTTGCTAGAAGAGGAAGAAGTACACGATGTACTTGTCCATATTAATCCCTATGAACCAAAGAGCATAAAAAAAAGTTAA
- a CDS encoding RNA polymerase subunit sigma-70 has protein sequence MRSTNKEMMSYNLSEPEFGVNFQDFLQKEQCLSNMELAEEFGLSLKSIKIMKQKMKR, from the coding sequence ATGAGATCAACGAATAAAGAAATGATGAGTTACAATTTATCCGAGCCAGAGTTTGGCGTTAACTTTCAAGATTTTCTGCAAAAGGAACAGTGTTTGTCAAACATGGAACTAGCGGAAGAATTTGGTCTCTCATTAAAAAGCATAAAAATCATGAAACAAAAAATGAAGCGCTAA
- a CDS encoding LapA family protein — translation MKGQWGLVVALTFALIIAVFSVVNVDPVQVNYVFGTSDWPLVLVILGSVLMGAILVLGFGMVKYYRLKRELKALKKENVKLQTTTTEPEVVTPVDTTEASEEKTVSETGK, via the coding sequence ATGAAAGGACAGTGGGGACTTGTAGTTGCTCTTACTTTTGCACTTATTATTGCAGTCTTTTCCGTAGTGAACGTTGACCCGGTACAAGTAAACTATGTATTCGGTACATCAGATTGGCCGCTTGTACTCGTTATATTAGGATCAGTATTAATGGGTGCTATTCTTGTACTTGGGTTTGGTATGGTGAAATATTACAGGTTGAAAAGAGAGCTCAAAGCTCTGAAGAAGGAAAATGTAAAGCTTCAAACCACTACAACTGAACCGGAAGTTGTTACTCCGGTAGATACAACTGAAGCTTCTGAAGAAAAAACAGTTTCTGAAACTGGAAAATAG
- a CDS encoding adenine phosphoribosyltransferase, with protein MNYKDYIAVVEDYPKEGIRFKDITPLMQNGEAYSAVVNDIADFAKDKNIDVIVGPEARGFIVGCPVAYILGIGFVPVRKEGKLPREVAKVDYGLEYGKDVLTIHKDAIKPGQRVLITDDLLATGGTINATIELVEMLGGVVVGLAFMIELSYLEGRKNLDRHDIFTLMTY; from the coding sequence ATGAATTATAAAGATTATATTGCAGTAGTTGAAGACTATCCGAAAGAGGGAATTCGTTTTAAAGATATTACTCCTCTTATGCAAAACGGAGAAGCTTATAGCGCTGTCGTTAATGACATTGCGGACTTCGCAAAAGATAAAAACATCGATGTTATTGTTGGACCAGAAGCGAGAGGGTTTATCGTAGGATGTCCTGTTGCTTACATTCTCGGTATTGGTTTTGTACCTGTACGTAAAGAAGGAAAGCTTCCGCGTGAAGTTGCAAAAGTAGACTACGGTCTTGAATACGGGAAAGATGTCCTTACCATTCATAAGGACGCTATTAAGCCGGGACAAAGAGTGTTAATCACTGACGACCTGCTTGCAACTGGAGGAACGATCAACGCAACGATCGAATTAGTTGAAATGCTTGGTGGTGTGGTAGTTGGTCTTGCCTTCATGATTGAACTTTCCTATCTCGAAGGACGCAAAAACCTTGACCGTCATGATATTTTCACATTAATGACATACTAA
- the dtd gene encoding D-aminoacyl-tRNA deacylase, translating to MRVVVQRSKQASVTVEGDVTGRIKSGLVVLLGVTHEDTEKDATYLADKIANLRIFEDENEKMNHSVKEAGGDILSISQFTLYGDCRKGRRPNFMKAAKPYEANVLYEKFNASLQDQGLRVQTGVFGAMMDVQLTNDGPVTLVIDSRE from the coding sequence ATGAGAGTCGTTGTACAGCGATCAAAACAGGCGTCTGTTACCGTGGAGGGTGATGTAACCGGAAGGATTAAATCTGGTCTTGTGGTGCTTCTAGGCGTAACACATGAAGACACAGAAAAGGATGCAACCTATCTTGCTGACAAAATAGCCAACCTTCGTATATTCGAGGATGAAAACGAGAAAATGAACCATTCTGTCAAGGAAGCTGGAGGTGACATTCTTTCAATTTCACAGTTCACTCTATACGGGGATTGCCGTAAAGGGAGACGCCCCAACTTTATGAAGGCAGCTAAGCCTTATGAAGCGAACGTGTTATATGAGAAATTTAATGCGTCTTTGCAGGATCAAGGTCTTAGAGTCCAGACAGGTGTCTTTGGAGCCATGATGGATGTTCAGCTAACAAATGACGGACCTGTTACTCTTGTAATTGATAGCAGGGAATAG
- the hisS gene encoding histidine--tRNA ligase produces the protein MSFQIPRGTQDIVPGTSELWQYVEDKARDICRRYNYHELRTPIFEHTELFQRGVGDTTDIVQKEMYTFEDRGNRSLTLRPEGTASAVRAYVNNKMYGLPEQPVKLYYIGPMFRYERPQSGRMRQFVQFGIEALGSNNPSIDAEVIALAMGLYQELGLKKLKLYLNSLGDRESREAHRKALINHFEPRIDEFCSDCQNRLEKNPLRILDCKKDRDHELMGTAPSIIDYLNEESAQYFAKVKEALDHMNIDYVLDDRLVRGLDYYNHTAFEIMSDADGFGAITTLSGGGRYNGLVEEMGGPSTPGIGFAMSIERLLMALEAEGVELPIEKTIDCYVVTMGDEAETVSNGLVQELRKAEISTERDYLNKKMKSQFKTANRLQAKYVAILGDEEIARNEINVKDMDTGEQQAVSLTDIATYLIEKLKEEDGE, from the coding sequence ATGAGTTTTCAAATCCCTAGAGGTACACAGGATATTGTCCCTGGTACATCTGAGTTATGGCAATACGTTGAAGATAAAGCGAGAGACATTTGCCGTAGATATAATTATCATGAACTTCGCACACCAATTTTTGAACATACAGAGTTGTTTCAGCGTGGGGTAGGAGACACAACTGATATCGTACAAAAGGAAATGTATACTTTTGAAGATCGTGGGAATCGAAGTCTGACACTCCGCCCTGAAGGAACCGCATCAGCGGTTCGGGCGTATGTAAACAATAAAATGTACGGTTTACCTGAACAGCCGGTTAAACTTTATTACATTGGTCCGATGTTCCGTTATGAACGTCCACAGTCAGGAAGAATGAGGCAGTTTGTGCAATTTGGTATAGAAGCACTTGGAAGCAACAACCCATCAATTGATGCGGAAGTTATTGCGCTTGCAATGGGATTATATCAAGAGTTGGGACTTAAGAAGCTCAAGCTTTACTTAAATAGTCTTGGGGATAGAGAAAGTCGCGAAGCTCATCGTAAAGCTTTAATCAATCATTTTGAACCTCGCATCGACGAATTTTGCAGTGACTGCCAGAATCGTCTGGAGAAAAATCCGCTTCGCATTCTTGATTGTAAAAAAGACCGTGATCACGAATTAATGGGCACAGCTCCTTCCATTATTGATTATTTGAATGAGGAATCAGCTCAGTATTTTGCGAAAGTGAAAGAAGCGCTCGATCATATGAACATCGATTACGTATTGGATGATCGTTTAGTACGCGGACTTGATTATTATAATCACACAGCATTTGAAATCATGAGTGACGCTGACGGCTTTGGTGCGATTACAACACTTAGCGGTGGTGGTCGCTATAATGGTCTAGTAGAAGAAATGGGTGGCCCTTCAACACCTGGCATCGGTTTTGCGATGAGTATTGAACGATTGTTAATGGCTCTTGAAGCGGAAGGTGTCGAACTCCCGATTGAAAAAACGATCGATTGCTATGTTGTGACTATGGGCGATGAAGCAGAGACGGTTTCCAATGGCCTCGTTCAGGAACTCAGAAAAGCTGAGATTTCAACAGAACGTGATTATCTCAATAAGAAAATGAAAAGCCAGTTTAAGACGGCAAATCGTCTTCAAGCTAAGTACGTCGCCATTCTTGGTGATGAAGAAATCGCACGAAATGAAATTAATGTAAAAGATATGGACACTGGTGAACAGCAAGCAGTTAGTCTTACTGACATAGCGACGTATCTTATAGAGAAATTAAAGGAGGAAGATGGAGAATGA
- a CDS encoding N-acetylmuramoyl-L-alanine amidase — MALEYNGDTGSSWLVTKTNAPTSTATHLHTKEVQANILNVREFPGTENLILAQLPSGSIVKEMEKKNGWSLISYHNGKAGWVDSKYIRGTDKSGGGSAYVTILYQATNLRSGPGTSYNVISQAPIKKRFKIIGKEGKWYRILLRDGSTAYVADWVVSTASNLSILPPLRTGKTVVLDAGHGGHDSGALGISTFEKILTLRTSDAIAEKLKNAGVRVITTRDSDTYISLSERTHLPERYQADAFVSIHFNSTVDPTANGATTYYYDPSDLSLASSIHREIGNETSLQDRGIRVGNYYVLRNNDQPSILHELGFLSNPWEEQLVNRIDYQAKITTEISNGILAYLN; from the coding sequence ATTGCACTTGAATATAACGGTGACACAGGATCCTCCTGGCTTGTAACGAAAACCAATGCCCCAACCAGTACGGCGACTCATCTCCACACAAAAGAAGTTCAAGCGAACATACTAAATGTCCGCGAATTTCCCGGGACAGAGAATCTAATCCTTGCTCAGCTCCCATCAGGCTCAATTGTTAAAGAAATGGAGAAAAAGAACGGCTGGAGCCTTATTAGTTATCATAATGGAAAAGCAGGTTGGGTGGACAGCAAGTATATACGTGGAACAGACAAATCAGGCGGCGGATCAGCCTATGTCACGATTCTTTATCAGGCAACCAATTTACGAAGCGGTCCTGGCACAAGCTATAACGTTATATCCCAGGCACCTATTAAGAAGCGCTTCAAAATAATTGGTAAAGAAGGTAAATGGTATCGAATCCTTCTACGTGATGGCTCTACTGCATATGTAGCTGATTGGGTTGTTTCTACTGCTTCTAATCTATCTATCCTGCCACCATTACGAACTGGGAAAACCGTCGTTCTGGATGCCGGTCATGGCGGCCATGATAGCGGGGCACTTGGTATCTCTACTTTTGAAAAAATTCTTACGCTTCGAACATCGGACGCCATAGCAGAGAAGCTCAAAAATGCTGGCGTCCGCGTTATCACAACGAGAGACAGTGATACGTATATCTCTTTATCGGAGAGAACTCATCTCCCTGAACGGTATCAAGCAGATGCATTTGTTAGTATTCATTTTAATAGCACCGTAGACCCTACTGCGAACGGCGCGACGACTTATTATTACGATCCGAGTGATCTATCTCTAGCATCATCTATCCACAGGGAAATTGGAAATGAAACGTCTTTACAGGACCGTGGCATTCGCGTTGGGAATTATTATGTACTACGAAATAACGATCAGCCTTCTATATTACATGAACTTGGCTTTTTATCTAACCCATGGGAAGAACAGCTCGTAAACCGTATCGATTATCAGGCCAAAATTACTACTGAAATCTCTAATGGAATTCTTGCCTATTTAAACTAA
- the recJ gene encoding single-stranded-DNA-specific exonuclease RecJ, which yields MLRSKTRWRVAESDETSIDRLQSELGVSRLASSLLVNRGITEKEEARKFLYKENLSYHDPFLMDGMRESVDRIKQAITNNESILIFGDYDADGVSSTTVLVYTLKELGATFDYYIPNRFTEGYGPNEAAFRQAKEEGYQLIVTVDTGISGVHEAEVAKEIGIDLIITDHHEPPPVLPDAFATINPKKPGCGYPFKGLAGVGVAFKLAQALLERIPGHLLEIAAMGTIADLVPLQDENRLIASEGIRALQNSTKPGIKALLEVCGLKGQELNEEHLGFGIGPRLNAAGRLDSADPAVELLTTDDSELAEQLATDIDALNKTRQELVNTMSQEAIEEVESKYLSDENNRVLIIAKESWNAGVIGIVASRLVEKYYRPTIVMSIDREKGVAKGSARSIEAFDMFANLSECRDILPNFGGHPMAAGMTIDLDYLESLRSRLNEQALEKLTEEDLTPLTKVDLHCRVEDVTLETIEEMNLLAPFGVSNPKPIVMLKEVNLSQIRRIGSKDNHLKVALEENGSTLDGVGFHFGYAFEEIASRAAVSVIGQLSVNEWNGLRKPQIFVKDIAVNEWQLFDYRGIRDLKKRLEGLLLNKLIMVSFQKNTVSKLKLENWQEYIISPPFQGQNLAFQNKYVMLLDLPDLEEDLIELFRFGGLPDRTYAVFEHEEDHFFSTLPSREDFKWYYAFLMKRESFHLRDAERLAKHKGWSKETVHFMSEVFFELNFVTMDDGLISLNSQSVKSELTSSKTYRSKLEQAKLENDFCYSSYHALKSWFDQSVNCVNSTEEAIK from the coding sequence ATGTTAAGATCTAAAACACGATGGAGAGTTGCTGAATCTGATGAAACAAGCATCGATCGGCTCCAGAGTGAACTGGGAGTTTCCCGACTAGCTTCCTCGCTGTTAGTAAATCGAGGAATTACTGAAAAGGAAGAAGCACGCAAATTTTTATATAAGGAAAACCTCTCCTATCATGATCCATTTCTAATGGACGGAATGAGAGAGTCTGTTGATCGGATTAAACAGGCGATAACGAATAATGAGAGCATTTTGATTTTCGGTGACTACGATGCGGATGGTGTTAGTAGTACGACAGTGCTCGTATATACATTAAAAGAACTTGGTGCAACATTTGATTACTACATCCCTAATCGTTTTACGGAAGGGTATGGACCAAATGAAGCAGCTTTTCGTCAGGCGAAGGAAGAGGGATATCAGCTAATTGTCACTGTAGATACCGGTATTTCGGGTGTTCATGAAGCGGAAGTGGCAAAAGAAATAGGTATTGATCTTATTATTACTGACCATCATGAGCCACCACCAGTTTTGCCGGACGCCTTTGCTACAATCAACCCGAAGAAACCAGGCTGTGGGTATCCCTTTAAAGGACTGGCAGGCGTTGGTGTTGCATTTAAGCTTGCACAGGCACTCCTTGAACGCATTCCAGGGCATTTGCTAGAAATTGCCGCAATGGGTACAATTGCTGATCTTGTGCCCCTTCAGGATGAGAATCGTTTAATTGCCAGTGAAGGCATTCGTGCATTGCAGAATTCAACGAAGCCGGGGATTAAAGCACTTCTAGAAGTCTGCGGATTGAAAGGACAGGAGCTGAACGAAGAGCACCTGGGCTTTGGAATCGGTCCGCGTCTAAACGCAGCTGGGCGACTTGATAGCGCAGATCCGGCAGTAGAACTTCTCACAACCGATGACTCTGAACTTGCAGAACAACTAGCAACTGACATAGATGCACTGAACAAAACCCGTCAGGAACTTGTGAATACAATGTCACAGGAAGCGATTGAAGAGGTAGAATCAAAATACCTCTCTGATGAAAACAATCGTGTCCTTATTATTGCTAAAGAGAGTTGGAATGCAGGTGTGATCGGGATTGTTGCTTCAAGACTCGTTGAAAAATATTATCGACCTACGATAGTGATGAGTATTGACCGTGAGAAAGGGGTTGCTAAAGGTTCTGCTCGAAGTATTGAAGCTTTTGATATGTTTGCCAACCTTTCTGAATGTAGAGACATTCTTCCTAACTTCGGTGGTCATCCAATGGCAGCTGGTATGACAATTGACCTTGATTATCTTGAAAGTCTCCGTTCAAGATTGAATGAGCAGGCATTAGAGAAGTTAACGGAAGAAGACTTAACTCCACTTACAAAAGTGGATTTGCACTGTCGTGTTGAAGATGTAACTCTTGAAACAATTGAAGAGATGAATCTATTGGCTCCATTTGGTGTTAGTAATCCTAAACCAATTGTTATGTTAAAAGAAGTTAATCTTTCCCAAATCAGAAGAATTGGTAGCAAAGACAATCATTTGAAGGTAGCACTTGAAGAGAATGGCTCTACTCTTGATGGTGTTGGTTTTCATTTTGGCTATGCGTTTGAGGAGATTGCGTCAAGGGCTGCAGTCAGTGTGATTGGCCAGCTTTCAGTTAACGAATGGAATGGACTGCGCAAACCGCAAATTTTTGTGAAAGATATTGCTGTTAATGAGTGGCAGCTCTTTGACTATCGAGGCATCCGAGACTTGAAAAAACGACTCGAGGGACTTCTGCTCAACAAGCTTATAATGGTCTCCTTTCAGAAGAATACAGTTAGTAAGCTTAAGCTTGAAAATTGGCAGGAATATATTATAAGCCCACCTTTCCAGGGTCAAAACCTTGCATTCCAAAACAAATATGTCATGCTACTGGATCTTCCAGATTTAGAAGAAGATTTAATTGAGCTATTTCGATTCGGTGGTTTGCCTGATCGGACGTATGCCGTTTTTGAACATGAAGAAGATCATTTCTTTTCAACCTTACCATCACGAGAAGATTTTAAATGGTATTATGCATTTTTAATGAAACGAGAGAGCTTTCACTTAAGAGACGCTGAAAGGCTTGCTAAGCATAAAGGGTGGTCGAAAGAAACGGTTCACTTTATGTCAGAGGTGTTTTTTGAGTTGAATTTTGTTACAATGGATGATGGACTGATTTCTCTGAATTCACAATCTGTAAAAAGTGAATTAACTTCTTCTAAAACTTATAGGAGTAAGCTAGAACAGGCAAAACTTGAAAATGATTTTTGCTATTCCTCCTATCATGCTTTGAAAAGTTGGTTCGATCAATCAGTTAACTGTGTCAATAGCACTGAGGAGGCCATAAAGTAA
- a CDS encoding RelA/SpoT family protein, producing the protein MERAEQYLSSDDLSYLNRAYEYARNAHEGQYRKSGEPYIIHPIEVAGILANLEVDPVTVAGGFLHDVVEDTDVTLEQISDEFSPELAMLVDGVTKLKKIKYKSKREQQAENHRKMMIAMAQDIRCILIKLADRLHNMRTLKHMPKEKQLQKANETLEIFAPLAHRLGISTIKWELEDTALRYLNPQQYYRIVNLMQKKRAEREGFVHEVVDEIQERVKDVSIDAEISGRPKHIYSIYRKMAKQHKQFNEIYDLLAVRIVVDSIKDCYAVLGIIHTCWKPMPGRFKDYIAMPKANMYQSLHTTVIGPKGDPLEVQIRTSDMHKVAEYGIAAHWAYKEGDENMVNSSFEKKLSWFRQILEWQNDVSNAEEFMESLKIDLFSDMVFVFTPKGDVIELPTGSVPLDFAYRIHTEIGNHCIGAKVNGKMVPLDHRLKTGDIVEVLTSKHSYGPSKDWLKISQSSHAKNKIKQWFKKEKREENVDKGRELVEKEIKSHGFELKAVLTADNIANVSKKFNFTSEEDMYAAVGYGGITAAQIATRLTDKARKERTKEQEEELARSIIEGKTHTPSRAPKRAESGVRVKGIDNLLIRLSRCCNPVPGDDIVGYITKGRGVSIHRKDCPNVNEENAQERLLEVEWESDSPKNYNVDIEISGFDRRGLLNEVLQAVAETKTDMTSVSGRSDNNKMATISMTVSIRNTAHLQKVVERVKRIPDIYAVRRIMQ; encoded by the coding sequence ATGGAAAGAGCGGAGCAGTATTTGTCTTCGGACGATCTCTCCTATCTTAATAGAGCTTATGAATACGCGCGAAACGCACATGAAGGCCAGTACCGCAAATCGGGTGAACCCTATATTATTCATCCAATTGAGGTTGCTGGCATTCTTGCTAATCTTGAAGTGGACCCAGTCACTGTCGCAGGGGGTTTTCTTCATGATGTCGTCGAAGACACTGATGTGACGCTCGAACAAATATCTGATGAATTCAGTCCTGAACTTGCCATGCTCGTTGATGGTGTAACAAAACTGAAGAAAATCAAATATAAATCGAAGCGTGAACAGCAGGCCGAGAACCATCGGAAGATGATGATTGCCATGGCACAGGATATCAGATGCATTTTAATCAAGCTTGCTGACCGTCTTCATAATATGCGTACACTCAAGCATATGCCGAAGGAAAAGCAGCTTCAAAAGGCGAATGAGACGCTTGAAATCTTTGCCCCGCTTGCTCATCGTCTCGGTATTTCAACGATTAAGTGGGAGTTAGAGGACACGGCACTTCGCTATTTAAACCCGCAGCAGTATTACCGGATCGTAAATCTGATGCAGAAGAAGCGAGCAGAACGTGAAGGATTTGTTCATGAAGTCGTGGATGAAATTCAAGAGCGTGTTAAAGATGTTTCGATCGATGCAGAAATTTCTGGACGCCCAAAGCATATTTACAGTATTTATCGTAAAATGGCTAAGCAGCATAAGCAGTTCAATGAAATTTATGACTTGCTTGCCGTGCGGATCGTCGTTGACAGTATTAAGGATTGTTATGCTGTTTTGGGTATTATTCACACCTGCTGGAAGCCGATGCCGGGTCGTTTTAAAGATTATATTGCAATGCCAAAAGCAAATATGTACCAGTCTCTTCATACGACGGTTATTGGACCAAAAGGTGACCCGCTTGAGGTTCAAATTAGAACGTCTGATATGCACAAAGTAGCTGAATACGGAATTGCCGCTCACTGGGCTTATAAAGAGGGCGACGAGAATATGGTTAATAGCTCTTTTGAGAAGAAACTTTCCTGGTTCAGACAAATTCTTGAGTGGCAGAATGACGTTTCTAATGCCGAAGAGTTTATGGAGTCTCTCAAAATCGATTTATTCAGCGATATGGTATTTGTTTTTACTCCTAAAGGTGATGTCATTGAGCTGCCTACTGGTTCAGTACCACTTGATTTTGCTTATCGCATTCATACAGAAATCGGAAATCATTGTATTGGTGCGAAAGTGAATGGAAAAATGGTTCCGCTGGATCATCGATTGAAAACAGGTGATATCGTCGAAGTTTTAACGTCCAAACATTCCTATGGCCCGAGTAAAGATTGGCTCAAAATTAGTCAGAGTTCTCATGCCAAAAACAAGATCAAGCAATGGTTTAAGAAAGAAAAACGCGAAGAGAATGTTGATAAAGGCAGAGAGCTTGTTGAGAAAGAAATTAAAAGTCATGGCTTTGAGTTAAAGGCAGTCTTAACAGCAGATAACATTGCTAATGTTTCGAAGAAATTCAATTTCACAAGTGAAGAGGACATGTATGCAGCCGTGGGATATGGCGGCATTACAGCTGCACAAATTGCGACAAGATTGACTGATAAGGCCAGGAAAGAACGGACGAAAGAACAGGAAGAAGAACTAGCCAGATCAATTATTGAAGGAAAAACGCATACGCCATCTCGTGCTCCAAAAAGAGCGGAGTCTGGAGTCCGTGTGAAGGGCATTGATAATCTGTTGATTCGACTTTCAAGGTGCTGTAATCCTGTTCCAGGGGATGATATAGTTGGATACATCACAAAAGGCCGTGGTGTTTCAATTCACAGGAAAGATTGCCCGAATGTGAATGAGGAGAATGCACAGGAGCGTCTACTTGAAGTAGAATGGGAAAGCGATTCCCCTAAGAATTACAATGTTGACATTGAGATCAGTGGCTTTGACCGCAGAGGCCTGTTAAACGAAGTACTTCAGGCCGTGGCAGAAACCAAAACCGATATGACGTCCGTATCAGGGCGATCTGATAATAATAAAATGGCAACAATTAGCATGACCGTCTCGATTCGTAATACAGCTCATTTACAAAAAGTAGTTGAACGAGTAAAACGAATTCCTGACATTTATGCTGTTCGCAGAATTATGCAGTAG